One genomic segment of Pseudomonas sp. p1(2021b) includes these proteins:
- a CDS encoding Orn/Lys/Arg decarboxylase N-terminal domain-containing protein, which translates to MYKDLKFPILIVHRAIKADSVAGERVRGIADELAQDGFAILAAADQAEARLVAATHHGLACMLIAAEGVGEDTRLLQNMAELIRLARQRAPNLPIFALGEQVTLENAPAEAMSELNQLRGILYLFEDTVPFLARQVARAAHNYLDGLLPPFFKALVQHTAQSNYSWHTPGHGGGVAYRKSPVGQAFHQFFGENTLRSDLSVSVPELGSLLDHTGPLAEAEARAARNFGADHTFFVINGTSTANKIVWHAMVGRDDLVLVDRNCHKSVVHAIIMTGAIPLYLCPERNELGIIGPIPLGEFSPASIQAKIDANPLARGRTSRIRLAVVTNSTYDGLCYHAGLIKQVLGTRVEVLHFDEAWFAYAAFHEFFAGRYAMGTPRGEDSPLLFSTHSTHKLLAAFSQASMIHVQDGSLRQLDRDRFNEAFMMHISTSPQYSILASLDVASTMMEGPAGTSLLQEMFDEALSFRRALANLREHIAADDWWFSIWQPPATEGAQRLAAEDWLLQPGAEWHGFGEVEQDYVLLDPLKVTLVMPGLTAGGALGEHGIPAAVVGKFLWERGLVVEKTGLYSFLVLFSMGITKGKWSTLLTELLEFKRHYDGNTALGQCLPSVMAVDPSRYQGLGLRDLCDQLHGCYRANATAKQLKRLFTCLPEMAMTPAQAYDRMVRGEVEAVPIEALLGRVAAVMLVPYPPGIPLIMPGERFTEATRSIIDYLAFARAFDSGFPGFVADVHGLQREGHGQGRVYTVDCIKECG; encoded by the coding sequence CAAGGCCGACAGCGTCGCCGGTGAGCGGGTACGTGGTATCGCCGATGAGCTGGCCCAGGACGGTTTCGCCATCCTAGCGGCAGCCGACCAGGCAGAGGCCCGCCTGGTGGCTGCGACCCATCACGGCCTGGCCTGCATGCTGATCGCCGCCGAAGGCGTCGGAGAAGACACCCGCCTGCTGCAGAACATGGCCGAGCTGATCCGCCTGGCCCGGCAACGCGCACCGAACCTGCCCATCTTCGCCCTCGGTGAACAGGTGACGCTGGAGAATGCCCCTGCCGAGGCCATGAGCGAGCTCAATCAGCTGCGTGGCATCCTCTATTTGTTCGAAGACACTGTCCCTTTTCTCGCTCGCCAGGTGGCTCGCGCCGCGCACAACTACCTGGACGGCCTGCTGCCGCCATTCTTCAAGGCCCTGGTGCAGCACACCGCGCAATCGAACTACTCCTGGCATACGCCTGGCCACGGCGGTGGCGTGGCCTACCGCAAGAGCCCGGTCGGCCAGGCATTCCACCAGTTCTTCGGGGAAAACACCCTGCGTTCGGACCTGTCGGTCTCGGTACCCGAACTCGGCTCGCTGCTCGACCATACAGGCCCCCTGGCCGAGGCCGAAGCCAGGGCCGCGCGCAACTTCGGCGCCGACCACACCTTCTTCGTGATCAACGGCACCTCCACCGCCAACAAGATCGTGTGGCACGCCATGGTCGGGCGCGACGACCTGGTCCTGGTGGACCGCAACTGCCACAAGTCGGTGGTGCACGCCATCATCATGACCGGCGCCATCCCGCTCTACCTGTGCCCGGAACGCAACGAGCTGGGCATCATCGGGCCGATCCCGCTGGGCGAATTCAGCCCGGCGTCGATCCAGGCGAAGATCGACGCCAACCCGCTGGCGCGGGGGCGAACGTCGCGCATCCGCCTGGCCGTGGTGACCAACTCGACCTACGACGGGCTGTGCTACCACGCCGGGCTGATCAAACAGGTACTGGGCACCCGGGTCGAGGTCCTGCATTTCGACGAGGCCTGGTTCGCCTACGCCGCATTCCACGAGTTCTTCGCCGGCCGCTACGCCATGGGCACCCCGCGAGGCGAGGACAGCCCGTTGCTATTTAGCACCCATTCCACCCACAAGCTGCTGGCGGCGTTCAGCCAGGCGTCGATGATCCACGTGCAGGACGGCAGCCTGCGGCAGTTGGACCGCGACCGTTTCAACGAAGCCTTCATGATGCATATTTCCACCTCGCCGCAGTACAGCATCCTGGCGTCGCTGGACGTTGCCTCGACCATGATGGAGGGGCCGGCTGGCACCTCGCTGCTGCAGGAAATGTTCGACGAGGCCCTGAGCTTTCGCCGAGCCTTGGCCAACCTGCGCGAGCACATCGCCGCCGATGACTGGTGGTTCAGCATCTGGCAGCCGCCAGCGACCGAGGGTGCCCAGCGCCTGGCCGCCGAGGACTGGCTGCTGCAGCCGGGCGCCGAGTGGCACGGCTTCGGCGAGGTGGAGCAGGACTACGTGCTGCTCGATCCACTGAAGGTCACCCTGGTGATGCCGGGGCTGACGGCGGGCGGCGCCTTGGGTGAGCACGGCATCCCGGCAGCGGTGGTGGGCAAGTTCCTCTGGGAGCGTGGGCTGGTGGTGGAGAAGACCGGCTTGTACAGCTTCCTGGTGCTGTTCTCCATGGGCATCACCAAAGGCAAATGGAGCACCTTGCTCACCGAGTTGCTCGAGTTCAAGCGCCACTACGATGGCAACACGGCCCTGGGCCAATGCCTGCCGAGCGTGATGGCGGTTGACCCGTCACGCTACCAGGGCCTGGGCCTGCGCGACCTGTGCGACCAACTGCATGGCTGCTACCGGGCCAACGCCACGGCCAAGCAGCTCAAGCGCCTGTTCACCTGCTTGCCGGAAATGGCCATGACCCCGGCCCAGGCCTACGACCGGATGGTGCGCGGGGAGGTGGAGGCCGTGCCGATCGAGGCTTTGCTGGGGCGGGTGGCCGCCGTGATGCTGGTGCCGTACCCACCGGGCATCCCGTTGATCATGCCCGGCGAGCGCTTCACCGAGGCCACGCGTTCGATCATCGACTACCTGGCCTTCGCCCGGGCCTTCGACAGCGGCTTCCCTGGCTTCGTCGCCGATGTCCATGGCCTGCAGCGCGAGGGTCATGGCCAGGGGCGCGTGTACACGGTCGACTGCATCAAGGAATGCGGATGA